The Aeromonas veronii genome includes the window GGCGCTCGGGTCCGGGTTGATGGCGCAGTCGCCATACACCAGTACCTGATCCGGCAGCAGCATGAAGAAGATGGAGGAGATGAGGGACGAACCCGGGGCAGTCTTGATGATCTGCATCGGCGGACGAATGGTGTTGGCGGTGGTGTGCACAGCACCGGACACCAGACCGTCGACCTCGTTGCGCTCCAGCATCATGGTGCCCAGCACCACGTTGTCTTCCAGCTGCTCGCGAGCGACCACTTCGGTCATGCCCTTGTTCTTGCGCAGCTCGACCAGACGGGCGACGTAACGCTCGCGTACTTCAACCGGATCGATGATCTCGACGCGATCGGTCAGCACCACGCCCTGCTGTTCGGCGACGCGACGGATCTCTTCCGGGTTGCCCAGCAGCACCGGACGGGCGATGCCACGTTCGGCACAGATGGCGGCAGCCTTGATGGTCCGCGGCTCTTCCCCTTCCGGCAGCACGACGCGCTTGTTGGCCTGACGGGCCAGCTCGGTCAGCTGATAACGGAAGGCGGGCGGGCTCAGACGACGGGAGCGGGTGGACTTGGCAGTCAGGGACTCGATCCAGTGCTTGTCGATATGGCCGGCCACGTAGTCCTGCACCAGCTCGATACGTTCGCGGTCATCTTCCGGAATATCGACGTTGAAGTTCTGCAGGCTAACGGCGGTCTGCCAGGTGTTGGTACCGGTGATCATGATCGGCAGGCCGGTGGCCATGGCCTGTTGGCACAGGGCGATGACTTGCGGCTCCGGATGGTAGTTGCCGGTCAGCAGCAGGGCACCCAGCTTGACGCCGTTCATGGCGGACAGGCAGGCGGAGACGATGACGTCGGAGCGATCGCCGGAGGTCACCAGCAGGCTGCCCGGACGGAAGTGCTCGATCATGTTGTGGATGGAGCGGGCACAGAAGGTCACGGTCTGCAGGCGGCGGCTGTCCAGCTCACCCTTGTGCAGGATCTTGGCGGCCAGGTGCTTGGCGAGATCCTTGGCACGGGGGGCGATCAGCTGGGTGTTCCAGGGGATGCAGCCCAGGATGCGCAGGGGGCTCTTGCCAAAGACTTGCAGCACTTCCAGGTTGTGGCCGGTGTCGGCGCCGTGGTGATGGGCTTCGAACATCTCGGTCAGGTCGGGGCGGGTCACGCCGTGCTCGTCAACCGGTGCGCCCACCTTGTTGATGACGCAGCCCACGATGCGGGGGTTGCTGACGCCACCGAAGTTGGAGCAGGCCAGTTCGATGCGCTCTTTGAGCTTCTGGCTGGAGTCGTTGCCCGGATGGGTCACGAACACCATGTCGGCGTCCAGCGCCTTGGCGACGTCGTAGTTCAGCTTGTTGGCGAACGGCTGCTTGTCGGTCGGCACCAGGCCTTCGATCACGACCACTTCGGCACCGCTGCTCTTCACGTGCTCTTCGAAGCGCGCAACGATCTCTTCCAGCAGGATGT containing:
- the pta gene encoding phosphate acetyltransferase, yielding MARTIMLIPVGTGVGVTSVSLGVVRAMERHGVNVSFFKPVAQPRPGETGAERSTAVIRAAANINPPEPFTLSYAENMITSSNTDILLEEIVARFEEHVKSSGAEVVVIEGLVPTDKQPFANKLNYDVAKALDADMVFVTHPGNDSSQKLKERIELACSNFGGVSNPRIVGCVINKVGAPVDEHGVTRPDLTEMFEAHHHGADTGHNLEVLQVFGKSPLRILGCIPWNTQLIAPRAKDLAKHLAAKILHKGELDSRRLQTVTFCARSIHNMIEHFRPGSLLVTSGDRSDVIVSACLSAMNGVKLGALLLTGNYHPEPQVIALCQQAMATGLPIMITGTNTWQTAVSLQNFNVDIPEDDRERIELVQDYVAGHIDKHWIESLTAKSTRSRRLSPPAFRYQLTELARQANKRVVLPEGEEPRTIKAAAICAERGIARPVLLGNPEEIRRVAEQQGVVLTDRVEIIDPVEVRERYVARLVELRKNKGMTEVVAREQLEDNVVLGTMMLERNEVDGLVSGAVHTTANTIRPPMQIIKTAPGSSLISSIFFMLLPDQVLVYGDCAINPDPSAEQLAEIAIQSADSAAAFGIEPRVAMISYSTGTSGAGADVEKVREATELAKAKRPDLIIDGPLQYDAAIMENVAKSKAPNSPVAGKATVFVFPDLNTGNTTYKAVQRSADLVSIGPMLQGMRKPVNDLSRGALVDDIVYTIALTGIQAAQAE